A region from the Citrobacter telavivensis genome encodes:
- a CDS encoding SgrR family transcriptional regulator: MRLLNRLNQYQRLWQPSNGEPQNVTVGELAERCFCSERHVRTLLRQAQESGWLIWEAQSGRGKRGHLRFLVTPESLRTAMMEQALEKGQQLSVLELAQLAPGELRAMLQPFMGGQWQNDTPTLRIPYYRQLDPLHPGFLPGRAEQHLAGQIFSGLTRFDSQTQLPCGDLAHHWDISADGLRWDFYIRSTLFWHNGDAVETAQLHQRLLMLRELPALNRLFISVKHIEVTHPQCLTFILHRPDFWLAHRLASYGSLLAHPEHPIIGTGPFRLTLFTPELVRLESHDHYHLAHPLLKAIEYWITPQLFAQDLGTSCRHPVQITIGKPEELATVSPVSTGISLGFCYLTLKKSPRLTPLQARRLVSLIHRSSLLQTLDVRENLITPCNELLPGWAIPQWEGLEEVELPKKMTLVYHLPVELHTMAERLRHTLATLGCELTLVFHNAKTWDGCQQLAEADLMMGDRLIGEAPEYTLEQWLRCDSLWPHVLDAPTFSHLQATLDALQNRPEEEHRFAALQQVFASLMNDATLTPLFNYHYRISAPPGVNGVRLNPRGWFEFTEAWLPPPAS; the protein is encoded by the coding sequence ATGCGACTTCTCAATCGGCTTAATCAATACCAGCGACTCTGGCAGCCGTCTAACGGCGAACCGCAGAACGTGACCGTCGGAGAACTGGCTGAACGCTGCTTCTGTAGCGAGCGGCACGTCCGCACGTTGTTACGCCAGGCGCAGGAGTCTGGCTGGCTGATCTGGGAAGCGCAGTCCGGACGCGGAAAGCGCGGACACCTGCGATTTCTGGTGACCCCGGAATCATTGCGCACCGCGATGATGGAACAGGCGCTGGAAAAGGGTCAACAGCTTAGCGTACTGGAACTGGCGCAACTGGCGCCCGGTGAACTGCGGGCGATGCTGCAGCCCTTTATGGGCGGTCAATGGCAAAACGATACGCCAACGCTGCGTATTCCCTATTACCGCCAGCTTGATCCGCTACATCCCGGTTTTCTTCCAGGGCGTGCCGAGCAGCATTTGGCGGGGCAGATTTTCTCCGGTCTGACGCGCTTTGACAGCCAGACGCAGCTTCCCTGCGGGGATTTAGCCCACCATTGGGACATCTCCGCCGACGGCTTGCGCTGGGACTTCTATATTCGCTCGACGCTGTTCTGGCACAATGGCGACGCGGTAGAGACCGCACAATTGCATCAGCGGCTGCTGATGTTGCGCGAACTCCCGGCGTTGAACCGGCTGTTTATCAGCGTAAAGCATATTGAGGTGACGCATCCTCAGTGTCTGACGTTTATCCTGCACCGCCCGGATTTCTGGCTGGCGCATCGGCTGGCAAGCTACGGCAGCCTGCTGGCGCATCCAGAGCACCCCATCATAGGAACAGGTCCTTTTCGCCTGACTCTATTCACGCCTGAGCTGGTACGTCTGGAAAGCCACGACCATTACCATCTCGCACATCCGTTGTTGAAAGCCATTGAGTACTGGATAACCCCCCAGCTTTTTGCGCAGGATCTGGGTACCAGCTGTCGCCATCCGGTGCAGATAACCATTGGCAAACCCGAAGAGCTCGCGACGGTAAGCCCGGTGAGCACCGGCATCAGCCTCGGTTTTTGCTATCTCACGCTGAAAAAGAGCCCTCGTCTGACGCCACTACAGGCTCGTCGGCTGGTAAGCCTCATCCATCGTTCTTCGCTGCTGCAAACGCTGGATGTGAGGGAAAACCTGATTACGCCCTGTAATGAACTGTTGCCTGGTTGGGCCATCCCGCAGTGGGAGGGGCTGGAAGAGGTTGAGCTGCCGAAAAAAATGACGCTGGTTTATCACCTGCCGGTGGAACTGCATACCATGGCAGAACGTCTGCGCCATACGCTGGCAACCCTCGGTTGCGAACTGACGCTGGTTTTTCATAACGCGAAAACCTGGGATGGCTGTCAACAGCTTGCCGAAGCGGATCTGATGATGGGAGACCGACTGATTGGCGAAGCGCCCGAATATACTCTCGAACAGTGGTTGCGTTGCGATTCGCTCTGGCCGCACGTGCTTGATGCACCGACGTTCTCGCATCTTCAGGCCACGCTGGATGCGTTGCAAAACAGACCAGAAGAGGAACATCGTTTTGCCGCACTACAACAAGTTTTCGCCAGCCTGATGAATGACGCCACGCTGACGCCGCTGTTTAACTATCACTATCGCATCAGCGCGCCGCCGGGCGTGAACGGAGTGCGCCTGAACCCGCGTGGCTGGTTTGAGTTCACTGAAGCCTGGCTGCCGCCACCGGCATCGTGA
- a CDS encoding YbgC/FadM family acyl-CoA thioesterase, with protein sequence MQTQIKVRGYHLDVYQHVNNARYLEFLEEARWDGLESSDSFQWMTAHNIAFVVVNININYRRPAVLSDLLTVTSQVQQLNGKSGILSQVITLEPEGQVVADALITFVCIDLKSQKALPLEGELREKLEQMVK encoded by the coding sequence ATGCAAACACAGATTAAAGTTCGTGGTTATCATCTTGATGTCTATCAGCACGTGAATAATGCCCGCTACCTTGAGTTCCTGGAGGAAGCGCGCTGGGATGGCCTGGAGAGCAGCGATAGCTTTCAATGGATGACTGCCCACAATATCGCCTTCGTGGTGGTCAATATTAATATCAACTATCGTCGCCCGGCGGTGCTGAGTGACCTGCTGACCGTCACCAGTCAGGTACAACAGCTAAACGGGAAAAGCGGTATTTTGAGTCAGGTGATTACGCTGGAGCCTGAAGGGCAGGTGGTGGCCGATGCGCTCATTACGTTCGTCTGTATCGATCTGAAATCGCAAAAAGCGCTGCCGCTGGAAGGGGAGTTACGCGAAAAACTGGAACAGATGGTGAAGTAA
- a CDS encoding winged helix-turn-helix transcriptional regulator codes for MLDKIDRKLLSLLQQDCTLSLQALADAVNLTTTPCWKRLKRLEDDGILVGKVALLDPEKLGLGLTAFVLIKTQHHSSDWYCRFVTVVSEMPEVLGFWRMAGEYDYLMRVQVADMKRYDDFYKRLVNSVPGLSDVTSSFAMEQIKYTTALPIE; via the coding sequence ATGCTAGATAAAATTGACCGTAAGCTGCTCTCCTTGTTGCAGCAGGACTGCACCCTCTCTTTGCAGGCGCTGGCGGATGCCGTTAATCTGACCACCACCCCCTGCTGGAAGCGCCTCAAACGGCTGGAGGATGATGGCATTCTGGTTGGCAAAGTCGCGCTGCTGGACCCGGAAAAACTGGGCCTGGGGTTAACGGCCTTTGTGCTCATCAAAACCCAGCATCATAGCAGTGACTGGTATTGCCGCTTCGTGACGGTGGTCAGTGAGATGCCGGAGGTGCTGGGCTTCTGGCGTATGGCTGGGGAGTACGACTACCTGATGCGGGTTCAGGTTGCCGACATGAAGCGCTATGACGACTTCTACAAACGTCTGGTAAACAGCGTTCCCGGTCTGTCGGACGTCACATCGAGCTTTGCCATGGAACAGATTAAATACACAACTGCACTGCCAATCGAATAA
- the ppiD gene encoding peptidylprolyl isomerase — protein sequence MMDSLRTAANSLVLKIIFGIIIVSFILTGVSGYLIGGGNNYAAKVNDQEISRGQFENAFNSERNRMQQQLGDRYSELAANEGYMKTLRQQTLNRLIDEALLDQYARELKLSISDEQVKQAILSTPAFQVDGKFDNNRYNAIVNQMGMTADQYAQALRNQLTTQQLISGVAGTDFMLKGETDELAALVSQQRIVREATIDVNALAAKQSVTDQEVASYYEQNKNSFMTPEQFRVSYIKLDAASMQKPVSDEDIQSYYDQHQDQFTQAQRNRYSIIQTKTEDEAKAVLDALNKGGDFAALAKEKSADIISARNGGDMGWLEEATTPDELKNAGLKEKGQLSGVIKSSVGFLVVRLDDIQPAIVKPLNDVRDDIAAKVKQEKALDAYFALQQKVSDAANNDTESLAGAEQAAGAKAVQTGWFSHDNLPEELNFKPVSDAIFDGALLGENGAPGRNSDIITVDGDRAFVLRISEHKAEAVKPLSEVKDQVTALVKHNKAEQQAKLDAEKLLVELKAGKGAEAMKAAGLSFGESKTLSRTGQDPVSQAAFGLSLPAKDKPSYGVANDMQGNVVLLALDDVKAGSMPEEQKKAMVQGITQNNAQIVFEALMSNLRKAAKIKIGDAMDQQP from the coding sequence ATGATGGACAGCTTACGCACGGCTGCAAACAGTCTCGTGCTCAAGATTATTTTCGGAATCATTATCGTGTCGTTCATTCTGACCGGCGTGAGTGGTTACCTGATTGGCGGAGGCAACAACTACGCCGCTAAAGTGAATGACCAGGAAATCAGCCGTGGGCAGTTTGAGAATGCGTTCAACAGCGAACGTAATCGCATGCAGCAGCAGTTGGGCGATCGGTATTCTGAGCTCGCGGCGAACGAAGGTTACATGAAAACGCTGCGCCAGCAGACGCTCAATCGTTTGATTGATGAAGCGCTGCTTGACCAGTATGCCCGCGAACTCAAACTGAGTATCAGCGACGAACAGGTGAAACAGGCCATTCTCTCCACGCCGGCATTCCAGGTGGACGGCAAGTTTGATAACAACCGCTACAACGCGATTGTGAATCAGATGGGGATGACCGCTGACCAGTATGCGCAGGCGCTACGTAATCAACTGACCACTCAACAACTCATCAGCGGCGTCGCAGGCACCGATTTCATGCTCAAAGGCGAGACCGATGAACTGGCGGCGCTGGTCTCTCAGCAGCGTATCGTCCGTGAAGCCACGATTGACGTTAACGCGCTTGCTGCAAAGCAGTCGGTGACGGACCAGGAAGTGGCCAGCTATTATGAGCAGAACAAAAATAGCTTCATGACCCCGGAACAGTTCCGCGTCAGCTACATCAAGCTGGATGCGGCGTCGATGCAAAAGCCGGTGAGTGATGAAGATATTCAGTCTTATTACGATCAGCACCAGGATCAGTTCACGCAGGCGCAGCGTAACCGTTACAGCATCATCCAGACCAAAACGGAAGATGAAGCGAAAGCGGTGCTGGACGCGCTGAACAAAGGCGGTGACTTTGCTGCTCTGGCGAAAGAAAAATCTGCCGATATCATCTCTGCCCGCAACGGCGGCGATATGGGCTGGCTGGAAGAAGCCACCACCCCGGATGAACTGAAAAATGCTGGACTGAAAGAGAAAGGTCAGCTTTCTGGCGTCATTAAATCCTCTGTTGGCTTCCTGGTCGTACGTCTGGACGACATTCAGCCGGCAATTGTGAAGCCGCTGAACGACGTTCGCGATGATATCGCCGCGAAAGTGAAACAGGAAAAAGCGCTGGATGCTTACTTTGCCTTACAGCAGAAAGTGAGCGACGCGGCGAACAATGACACGGAATCTCTGGCCGGTGCCGAACAGGCGGCTGGTGCGAAAGCGGTACAAACTGGCTGGTTCAGCCACGACAACCTGCCGGAAGAGCTGAATTTCAAACCGGTATCTGACGCCATTTTTGATGGTGCTCTGTTGGGGGAAAACGGCGCGCCGGGCAGAAACTCCGATATCATCACCGTGGATGGTGACCGCGCGTTTGTCCTGCGTATCAGTGAGCACAAGGCAGAAGCCGTGAAGCCGCTGTCTGAAGTGAAAGATCAGGTTACGGCGCTGGTTAAGCACAACAAAGCAGAGCAGCAGGCTAAACTGGATGCGGAAAAACTGTTGGTTGAGCTGAAGGCCGGTAAAGGCGCTGAAGCAATGAAAGCCGCAGGTCTGAGCTTTGGCGAGTCTAAAACGCTGAGTCGTACGGGTCAGGATCCGGTTAGCCAGGCGGCGTTTGGTCTGAGCCTGCCGGCGAAGGACAAGCCGAGTTATGGCGTTGCCAACGATATGCAGGGCAATGTGGTTCTGTTGGCGCTGGACGACGTGAAAGCGGGTTCGATGCCGGAAGAGCAGAAGAAAGCGATGGTTCAGGGGATCACCCAGAACAATGCGCAGATTGTCTTTGAAGCGCTGATGAGTAACCTGCGCAAAGCGGCGAAAATTAAAATCGGCGATGCAATGGATCAGCAGCCGTAA
- a CDS encoding endopeptidase La has protein sequence MNPERSERIEIPVLPLRDVVVYPHMVIPLFVGREKSIRCLEAAMDHDKKIMLVAQKEASTDEPGVNDLFTVGTVASILQMLKLPDGTVKVLVEGLQRARISALSDNGEHFSAKAEYLDSPAIDEREQEVLVRTAISQFEGYIKLNKKIPPEVLTSLNSIDDPARLADTIAAHMPLKLADKQSVLEMSDVNERLEYLMAMMESEIDLLQVEKRIRNRVKKQMEKSQREYYLNEQMKAIQKELGEMDDAPDENEALKRKIDAAKMPKEAKEKAEAELQKLKMMSPMSAEATVVRGYIDWMVQVPWNARSKVKKDLRQAQEILDTDHYGLERVKDRILEYLAVQSRVNKIKGPILCLVGPPGVGKTSLGQSIAKATGRKYIRMALGGVRDEAEIRGHRRTYIGSMPGKLIQKMAKVGVKNPLFLLDEIDKMSSDMRGDPASALLEVLDPEQNVAFSDHYLEVDYDLSDVMFVATSNSMNIPAPLLDRMEVIRLSGYTEDEKLNIAKQHLLPKQIERNALKKGELTVDDSAIIGIIRYYTREAGVRSLEREISKLCRKAVKQLLLDKSLKHIVINGDNLHDYLGVQRFDYGRADNENRVGQVTGLAWTEVGGDLLTIETACVPGKGKLTYTGSLGEVMQESIQAALTVVRARAEKLGINPDFYEKRDIHVHVPEGATPKDGPSAGIAMCTALVSCLTGNPVRADVAMTGEITLRGQVLPIGGLKEKLLAAHRGGIKTVLIPDENKRDLEEIPDNVIADLDIHPVKRIEEVLTLALQNEPSGMQVVTAK, from the coding sequence ATGAATCCTGAGCGTTCTGAACGCATTGAAATCCCCGTATTGCCGTTGCGCGATGTGGTGGTTTATCCGCACATGGTCATACCCTTGTTTGTAGGGCGGGAAAAATCTATCCGTTGTCTGGAAGCGGCTATGGACCATGATAAAAAAATCATGCTGGTCGCCCAGAAAGAAGCATCAACGGATGAGCCGGGTGTAAACGATCTTTTCACCGTCGGGACCGTGGCCTCTATTTTGCAGATGCTGAAATTGCCTGACGGCACCGTCAAAGTGCTGGTCGAGGGGTTACAGCGTGCGCGTATTTCTGCGCTGTCTGATAACGGCGAGCACTTCTCTGCGAAAGCGGAATATCTTGATTCGCCTGCTATTGATGAGCGCGAACAGGAAGTGCTGGTACGGACGGCTATTAGTCAGTTCGAAGGCTATATCAAGCTGAACAAGAAAATCCCACCAGAAGTGCTGACGTCGCTCAATAGCATCGACGATCCGGCGCGCCTGGCGGACACCATCGCGGCCCATATGCCGTTGAAGTTAGCGGATAAACAGTCCGTGCTGGAAATGTCAGACGTGAACGAGCGTCTGGAGTATCTGATGGCGATGATGGAGTCCGAAATCGATCTGTTGCAGGTTGAGAAGCGTATTCGCAACCGCGTGAAAAAGCAGATGGAGAAATCTCAGCGTGAGTACTATCTGAATGAGCAGATGAAGGCGATTCAGAAAGAACTCGGTGAAATGGACGACGCGCCGGACGAAAACGAAGCGCTGAAGCGTAAGATCGACGCGGCGAAAATGCCGAAAGAGGCGAAAGAGAAAGCCGAAGCTGAACTACAGAAGCTGAAAATGATGTCTCCGATGTCGGCTGAAGCGACCGTCGTGCGTGGCTATATCGACTGGATGGTACAGGTGCCGTGGAATGCGCGTAGCAAGGTCAAAAAAGACCTGCGTCAGGCGCAGGAAATCCTCGATACCGACCATTACGGTCTGGAACGTGTGAAAGACCGCATCCTTGAGTATCTCGCGGTACAAAGCCGTGTAAACAAAATCAAGGGACCGATCCTGTGCCTGGTGGGACCGCCGGGGGTGGGTAAAACCTCTCTGGGTCAGTCCATCGCTAAAGCGACCGGGCGTAAATACATCCGTATGGCGCTGGGCGGCGTGCGTGATGAAGCGGAAATTCGTGGTCACCGTCGGACGTATATCGGTTCTATGCCGGGTAAACTGATCCAGAAAATGGCCAAAGTGGGCGTTAAAAACCCGCTGTTCCTGCTTGATGAGATCGACAAAATGTCTTCTGACATGCGTGGCGATCCGGCATCCGCACTGCTTGAGGTGCTGGATCCTGAGCAGAACGTGGCGTTCAGCGATCATTACCTGGAAGTGGACTACGATCTCAGCGACGTGATGTTTGTAGCGACCTCCAACTCCATGAACATTCCGGCACCGCTGCTGGATCGTATGGAAGTGATCCGTCTGTCCGGTTATACCGAAGACGAGAAGCTGAACATTGCCAAGCAGCATCTGCTGCCGAAACAGATCGAACGTAATGCGCTGAAGAAAGGTGAACTGACGGTCGACGACAGCGCCATTATCGGCATTATTCGTTACTACACCCGTGAAGCTGGCGTGCGTAGTCTGGAGCGTGAAATCTCCAAACTGTGCCGTAAAGCGGTTAAGCAGTTGCTGCTGGATAAGTCACTGAAACATATTGTGATCAATGGCGATAACCTGCACGACTACCTGGGCGTACAGCGCTTTGACTATGGTCGTGCGGATAATGAAAACCGTGTCGGCCAGGTGACCGGTCTGGCGTGGACGGAGGTGGGCGGCGACCTGTTGACCATCGAAACCGCCTGCGTACCGGGCAAAGGCAAGCTGACCTACACCGGTTCGCTGGGTGAAGTGATGCAGGAATCCATCCAGGCAGCGCTGACCGTAGTACGCGCGCGCGCGGAAAAACTGGGTATTAATCCGGACTTTTACGAAAAACGCGATATTCACGTTCACGTACCAGAAGGGGCGACGCCGAAAGACGGTCCGAGCGCTGGTATTGCGATGTGTACCGCGCTGGTTTCCTGTCTGACCGGCAACCCGGTGCGTGCTGATGTGGCGATGACCGGTGAGATCACCCTGCGTGGTCAGGTACTGCCGATCGGTGGGTTAAAAGAAAAACTTCTGGCTGCACACCGTGGTGGTATTAAAACGGTCTTAATTCCAGATGAAAACAAACGCGACCTGGAAGAGATTCCGGACAATGTTATTGCCGATTTGGACATCCATCCGGTGAAACGCATTGAAGAGGTTTTGACCCTCGCTTTGCAAAATGAACCCTCTGGAATGCAGGTTGTGACGGCAAAATAG
- the hupB gene encoding DNA-binding protein HU-beta — MNKSQLIDKIAAGADISKAAAGRALDAIIASVTESLKEGDDVALVGFGTFAVKERAARTGRNPQTGKEIAIAAAKVPGFRAGKALKDAVN, encoded by the coding sequence GTGAATAAATCTCAACTGATCGACAAAATTGCTGCAGGGGCTGATATCTCCAAAGCTGCGGCTGGGCGTGCGTTAGACGCAATTATTGCTTCTGTTACCGAATCTCTGAAAGAAGGGGATGACGTTGCGCTGGTAGGTTTTGGTACTTTTGCTGTTAAAGAGCGTGCTGCCCGTACTGGTCGCAACCCGCAAACAGGTAAAGAGATCGCCATTGCTGCCGCCAAAGTACCTGGTTTCCGTGCAGGTAAAGCACTGAAAGACGCAGTAAACTAA
- the queC gene encoding 7-cyano-7-deazaguanine synthase QueC gives MKRAVVVFSGGQDSTTCLVQALHQYDEVHCVTFDYGQRHRAEIDVARDLALNLGARARKVLDVTLLSELAVSSLTRDNIPVPDYEPDADGIPNTFVPGRNILFLTLAAIYAYQVKAEAVITGVCETDFSGYPDCRNDFVEALNHAIKLGMAKDIRFETPLMWLDKAETWALADYWGKLDLVREQTLTCYNGIKGDGCGHCAACNLRANGLNHYLADKPAVMAAMKQKTGLK, from the coding sequence ATGAAACGTGCCGTCGTAGTATTTAGTGGAGGTCAGGACTCCACCACCTGTCTGGTGCAGGCGCTGCATCAGTATGATGAAGTGCATTGCGTGACCTTTGATTATGGTCAACGCCATCGCGCAGAGATTGATGTTGCACGTGATCTGGCTCTGAATCTGGGCGCGCGCGCGCGCAAAGTACTGGATGTGACGCTGCTGAGTGAACTGGCCGTCAGCAGTCTGACCCGTGACAACATCCCGGTTCCGGATTACGAACCGGATGCCGATGGGATCCCTAACACCTTTGTCCCTGGACGCAATATTCTGTTTCTGACTCTGGCGGCGATTTATGCTTATCAGGTGAAAGCGGAAGCGGTGATTACCGGCGTCTGTGAGACCGACTTTTCTGGTTACCCTGACTGCCGTAATGATTTTGTCGAAGCGCTGAATCATGCGATCAAACTAGGGATGGCGAAGGATATCCGCTTTGAAACGCCGCTGATGTGGCTTGATAAAGCTGAAACCTGGGCGCTGGCAGACTATTGGGGCAAGCTGGATCTGGTGCGTGAACAAACGCTGACCTGCTACAACGGCATTAAGGGTGACGGTTGCGGCCACTGTGCGGCCTGTAATCTGCGTGCAAATGGCCTGAATCATTATCTGGCGGATAAACCGGCCGTGATGGCCGCAATGAAGCAAAAAACCGGGCTGAAGTAG
- the cof gene encoding HMP-PP phosphatase, which translates to MARLAAFDMDGTLLMPNHLLGDETLSTLARLRERDITLTFATGRHVLEMRHILGTFSLDAFLITGNGTRIHSLEGEVLHRQDLDPAVAEIVLHQRWDTRASMHVFNDNGWFTGQEIPEMLHAHVYSGFRYQIVDVARIPADRVTKVCFCGDHDDLTRLKIQLEEVLGARAHLCFSAVDCLEVLPVGCNKGSALEVLSGHLGLSLAECMAFGDAMNDREMLGSVGRGLIMGNAMPQLIAELPHLPVIGHCRNQAVSHFLTHWLDYPNLPYSPE; encoded by the coding sequence ATGGCACGCCTGGCTGCATTTGATATGGATGGCACCCTGCTGATGCCGAATCACCTTTTGGGTGATGAAACGCTTTCGACTCTGGCGCGTTTACGCGAACGCGATATTACCCTGACGTTTGCCACCGGGCGTCATGTGCTGGAAATGCGCCATATTCTCGGCACCTTTTCACTCGATGCTTTTCTGATTACCGGTAACGGGACGCGCATCCACTCGCTGGAAGGCGAGGTACTGCATCGTCAGGATCTGGATCCAGCGGTTGCGGAGATAGTCTTGCATCAGCGCTGGGACACGCGGGCGAGCATGCATGTCTTTAACGATAATGGCTGGTTTACCGGGCAAGAGATCCCCGAGATGCTACATGCTCACGTTTACAGCGGATTTCGCTATCAGATCGTGGATGTCGCGCGCATCCCGGCTGATCGGGTGACCAAAGTCTGCTTCTGTGGCGATCACGACGATCTGACGCGGTTGAAAATTCAGCTTGAAGAGGTGTTAGGCGCGCGAGCCCATCTTTGCTTCTCGGCGGTCGATTGCCTGGAAGTGCTGCCGGTAGGCTGTAACAAAGGTTCTGCGCTGGAGGTACTGAGCGGACATCTGGGCCTGTCGCTGGCCGAATGTATGGCGTTTGGCGACGCCATGAACGATCGCGAAATGCTCGGTAGCGTCGGCCGTGGCCTGATCATGGGCAATGCCATGCCGCAACTTATTGCTGAACTTCCCCATTTACCGGTGATTGGTCATTGTCGCAATCAGGCGGTATCACACTTTTTGACACATTGGCTGGACTATCCAAATCTACCTTATTCCCCCGAATGA
- a CDS encoding pyridoxal-phosphate dependent enzyme, with product MMNSTWVKNAINEINADYQRSADTHLIRLPLPAFPGIQLYLKDESTHPTGSLKHRLARSLFLYGLCNGWIKEGTTIIESSSGSTAVSEAYFARLLGLPFIAVMPACTAKRKIEQIEFYGGRCHFVDSACEIYAASEQLARELNGHYMDQFTYAERATDWRGNNNIADSIFRQMQCEPHPVPKHIVMSAGTGGTSATIGRYIRCQGYDTQLMVVDPENSVFLSFWQSRDATLRSPVGSKIEGIGRPRVEPSFIADVVDEMLRVPDAASVATAHWLETQLGRKVGASTGTNMWGMLQLAARMREAGQTGSLVTLLCDSGERYLDTYYHAEWVSAHIGDLTAWKAELARLLNVN from the coding sequence ATGATGAACAGCACCTGGGTAAAAAATGCCATCAATGAGATTAACGCGGATTATCAGCGCTCGGCTGACACACATCTCATCCGCCTGCCGTTACCCGCATTTCCGGGTATCCAACTCTATCTGAAAGATGAAAGCACCCACCCGACCGGTAGCCTGAAGCACCGGCTGGCGCGTTCGCTGTTCCTCTATGGGCTGTGCAACGGCTGGATTAAAGAAGGAACAACCATTATCGAATCCTCTTCCGGGTCAACGGCCGTGTCCGAAGCCTATTTTGCCCGCCTGCTGGGACTGCCGTTTATTGCCGTCATGCCCGCCTGCACGGCAAAACGGAAAATCGAACAGATTGAATTTTACGGCGGTCGTTGCCATTTCGTGGACAGCGCCTGCGAGATTTATGCCGCCTCAGAACAGCTGGCGCGCGAGTTGAATGGTCATTATATGGATCAGTTCACCTATGCCGAACGCGCCACCGACTGGCGGGGTAATAACAATATCGCCGACAGCATCTTCCGCCAGATGCAGTGCGAGCCGCATCCCGTCCCGAAACACATTGTCATGAGCGCCGGAACCGGCGGGACCTCTGCGACCATTGGTCGCTACATTCGCTGCCAGGGTTACGATACGCAACTGATGGTGGTGGACCCGGAAAACTCGGTTTTCCTGTCTTTCTGGCAGTCGCGTGACGCCACGCTGCGTAGCCCTGTCGGCAGTAAAATTGAGGGGATTGGGCGTCCGCGTGTTGAACCGTCATTTATTGCCGACGTGGTCGATGAGATGCTGCGCGTACCTGATGCCGCCAGCGTGGCGACCGCGCACTGGCTGGAAACGCAACTGGGCCGCAAAGTGGGGGCCTCAACGGGCACCAACATGTGGGGCATGCTGCAACTCGCCGCCCGTATGCGTGAAGCCGGGCAAACCGGTTCGCTGGTGACGCTGCTGTGCGACAGCGGCGAGCGCTATCTGGACACCTACTACCATGCCGAATGGGTGAGCGCCCATATTGGCGATCTCACAGCGTGGAAAGCGGAGCTGGCCCGGTTGTTGAATGTGAATTAA